A DNA window from Thalassospiraceae bacterium LMO-JJ14 contains the following coding sequences:
- a CDS encoding PAS-domain containing protein, with protein sequence MDFVQQSLDSMSQGLSVTKLVDGQLSIVLCNKQFIKLLDFPPDYDVLPRPFADFIRYNAERGEYGPGDIDQQIQERVDLAQLFQPHSFQRIRPDGTVIAIVGKPLPSNDGFVTTYTDITDWDSAESYSDLLSQALDRSAAGIAIFDPDDNLVLTNSTIRVGNPFIRGIAMPGFGYEAWARAALEYNIIAGVKEREDAWIEKWNQNKRDPHGSLEVERTDGHWRLVEVVTLKSGHTVMVSSDITELKKAQLALISAKEEAEFANRAKTDFLANMSHELRTPLNSIIGFSELLISTDFQTLGAGSVNEYLSDINRSGRHLLRLISDILDISKIEVGELKLDEEALCLRELSEECLRMISERARRAGTKITNHERPPKVRLFADETRIKQIILNLMTNAIKFTSTNDEITFGWYANEDGSISMEVADTGAGMDEENIRVALEPFGQVANSMTREHEGAGLGLPLSRRLAELHQAKLSIKSDLGKGTAVRVTFPKERVITDFEP encoded by the coding sequence ATGGATTTTGTCCAACAGAGCCTTGATTCAATGAGCCAAGGCTTGAGTGTTACGAAGCTGGTTGATGGCCAGCTTTCCATCGTGCTGTGCAATAAGCAGTTTATAAAACTTCTCGATTTCCCGCCTGATTATGACGTTCTGCCGCGGCCGTTCGCCGATTTTATCCGCTACAACGCGGAACGCGGTGAATACGGGCCGGGGGACATAGATCAGCAGATACAGGAACGCGTCGATCTCGCCCAGTTGTTTCAGCCCCACTCGTTTCAACGCATTCGCCCAGACGGCACCGTCATTGCAATCGTCGGCAAGCCCTTGCCGAGCAATGATGGCTTTGTCACGACGTACACGGATATTACCGACTGGGACAGCGCGGAATCCTACAGCGATCTCTTGAGTCAGGCCCTTGACCGAAGTGCCGCCGGCATCGCGATATTCGATCCGGATGACAATCTGGTCCTGACCAACAGCACGATCCGCGTCGGCAATCCTTTCATTCGCGGGATCGCCATGCCCGGATTCGGCTATGAAGCCTGGGCGCGCGCTGCACTCGAATATAACATTATCGCCGGCGTGAAAGAGCGCGAGGACGCCTGGATCGAAAAATGGAATCAAAACAAACGCGATCCACACGGCAGCCTGGAAGTTGAGCGAACGGATGGTCACTGGCGCCTGGTCGAGGTCGTGACACTGAAAAGCGGCCATACCGTGATGGTCAGCAGTGACATTACGGAACTGAAGAAAGCGCAGCTGGCATTGATCAGCGCCAAGGAAGAAGCGGAGTTTGCAAACCGCGCCAAAACCGATTTTCTGGCAAACATGTCGCATGAGCTGCGAACCCCGCTGAATTCCATCATCGGGTTTTCCGAATTGCTGATTTCGACAGATTTCCAAACGCTCGGCGCGGGCAGCGTCAACGAATATTTATCGGACATCAACCGGTCGGGCAGGCACTTGCTCAGACTGATATCCGACATTCTCGACATCTCGAAGATCGAAGTGGGCGAGTTAAAGCTTGATGAAGAAGCGCTATGCCTGCGTGAATTGAGTGAAGAATGCCTGCGCATGATCAGCGAACGCGCCCGCCGGGCCGGCACAAAGATCACCAATCATGAAAGGCCGCCGAAAGTCCGGCTGTTTGCCGACGAAACCCGGATCAAACAGATCATCCTCAACCTGATGACGAATGCCATCAAATTCACCAGCACCAATGATGAGATTACATTCGGCTGGTACGCAAACGAAGACGGATCAATTTCGATGGAGGTCGCGGATACAGGCGCCGGCATGGATGAGGAAAACATCAGGGTCGCACTTGAGCCATTCGGCCAGGTCGCAAATTCAATGACACGCGAGCATGAAGGTGCCGGCCTCGGTCTTCCATTAAGCCGGAGACTGGCGGAGTTGCATCAGGCGAAGCTGTCGATCAAAAGCGATCTGGGTAAGGGGACAGCCGTCCGTGTAACGTTTCCGAAAGAGCGGGTCATTACCGACTTCGAGCCCTGA